The following coding sequences lie in one Rutidosis leptorrhynchoides isolate AG116_Rl617_1_P2 chromosome 6, CSIRO_AGI_Rlap_v1, whole genome shotgun sequence genomic window:
- the LOC139854337 gene encoding uncharacterized protein: MGIFLKKPNQAELLTGIGRDENNYIFPVAWAVVNVENKDNWTWFLEVVASDLEVEGGVGLTLMSDQHKGKQFSGVKFRNLFWAASKTSYHVMFDTIMENIKAANLNAFKYLTYRNPESWSMAFFVVDRGCEAVENGFSECFNSVIVMCRHKLIITMLEAIMVIIMERMNVMRMLSEHWVGDIAPNIVKKLEVIKDQHRYWQAHFAGGFEYEVRHKTEAYKVDKKLRTCSCKLWQLSGIPCLRACSVIFALNKSPEDYIPAWFRKEMYMRAYSTYLRPVGGMSTWVPNQLNKPLSPKPKAYQEVSQRKEQEHLMKVFLDLGYQRLVHL; the protein is encoded by the exons ATGGGTATTTTTTTAAAGAAACCTAATCAAGCGGAGTTATTAACTGGAATAGGAAGGGATGAGAATAATTACATTTTCCCTGTTGCATGGGCAGTTGTTAATGTAGAGAATAAAGATAACTGGACCTGGTTTCTTGAGGTTGTTGCATCTGATTTAGAAGTAGAAGGTGGTGTTGGTCTTACTTTAATGTCTGACCAACATAAGGG GAAGCAATTCAGTGGTGTAAAATTTAGAAATCTATTTTGGGCAGCATCCAAAACTTCTTATCATGTAATGTTTGATACAATTATGGAAAATATTAAGGCTGCTAACCTAAATGCTTTCAAATACTTGACTTACAGAAATCCTGAATCTTGGTCAATGGCTTTCTTTGTAGTTGATAGAGGGTGTGAGGCAGTGGAAAATGGGTTCAGTGAGTGTTTTAACTCTGTAATTGTTATGTGTAGACATAAGCTAATAATAACAATGTTGGAagctattatggttattattatggaAAGAATGAATGTTATGAGAATGCTTTCTGAGCATTGGGTTGGTGATATAGCTCCAAATATTGTAAAAAAACTTGAAGTTATAAAGGATCAACATAG ATATTGGCAGGCACATTTTGCTGGAGGATTTGAGTATGAGGTAAGACATAAGACTGAAGCATACAAAGTAGATAAAAAATTGAGAACTTGCAGCTGCAAACTGTGGCAATTATCTGGTATTCCATGCCTTCGTGCTTGTTCTGTAATTTTTGCTCTTAATAAGTCCCCAGAAGACTATATCCCTGCTTGGTTTAGAAAGGAAATGTACATGAGAGCATACAGTACTTATCTTAGACCAGTGGGTGGAATGTCAACTTGGGTCCCAAATCAGTTGAACAAACCTTTATCACCAAAACCAAAAGCATACCAGGAAGTCTCACAAAGAAAAGAACAAGAGCATCTCATGAAAGTGTTCCTAGATTTAGGATATCAAAGGCTGGTGCATCTATGA